The Benincasa hispida cultivar B227 chromosome 11, ASM972705v1, whole genome shotgun sequence genome has a segment encoding these proteins:
- the LOC120091317 gene encoding mechanosensitive ion channel protein 2, chloroplastic-like isoform X1 has product MVLVGSLQLSYHLGLRRNYLHEENLKFTSQSYSTRLLNVASPSLFFQKNTWSTHLFSMKYPPNYIVPSRYNVLRCQSSLMTNQPLDPPGMKAAIVALTKFCNVLGGCPPSVVKLVPAVCIMVFAVWGLGPFLRYTRSLFHNDINWKKSRTYNIMTLYLQPLLLWTGATLICRALDPVVLPTESSQVVKQRVLNFVRSLSTVLAFAYCLSSMIQQAQKFFSESTESSDARNMGFQFAWKAVYSAVWVAALSLFMELLGFSTQKWLTAGGLGTVLLTLAGREIFTNFLSSVMIHATRPFVVNEWIQTKIEGYEVSGTVEHVGWWSPTIIRGEDREAVHIPNHKFTMNVVRNLSQKTHWRIKTHLAISHLDVNKINNIVADMRKVLAKNPQVEQQKLHRRVFLENVDPENQALLILISCFVKTSHFEEYLCVKEAIILDLLRVIRHHRARLATPIRTMQKMHSDSDMESVPFSDSIFGHRGVTSNRRMLMIEPPYKVYGEDRKQSHSRTSRTTGEQNGKPISRSSGDSKAVKETSSDKKTEVKTGGDVDTKKQPKVSMSTSEDKSSNELKHKSSSRSAASISDMPTSDAKTTKSDADNSMEDSIPKQSENSSGSNRQNLKPSLPAVSFPEDVKKSGETTSAASQPRIEGEQTTVSNQSITKPGVEENIILGVALDGSKRTLPIEDDLPTASGAKDLAACRNGNSANGATTPDKNTKRQSPSPTTSSSE; this is encoded by the exons ATGGTTCTTGTTGGTTCTTTGCAACTGTCCTATCATCTGGGACTGCGGAGAAACTATTTGCATGAAGAAAATCTTAAG TTTACCTCTCAGAGCTATAGCACACGGCTATTGAATGTAGCCAGTCCATCTCTTTTT TTTCAGAAGAACACTTGGAGCACTCATTTATTTAGCATGAAATACCCACCTAATTACATTGTGCCTTCTAGATACAATGTACTCAGGTGCCAGTCGTCATTGATGACAAATCAACCACTGGATCCCCCTGGAATGAAGGCTGCTATAGTGGCATTGACAAA GTTTTGTAATGTATTAGGTGGTTGTCCTCCTTCAGTGGTTAAGTTAGTTCCTGCAGTTTGTATTATGGTGTTTGCTGTATGGGGTCTTGGACCATTTTTACGTTATACGAGAAGCCTATTCCAT AATGATATTAACTGGAAGAAAAGTCGGACGTATAATATCATGACATTGTATCTTCAACCATTATTGCTGTGGACTGGAGCAACACTTATTTGCAG AGCTTTAGATCCAGTAGTTTTACCTACAGAGTCCAGCCAAGTTGTGAAGCAACGAGTGTTGAATTTTGTTAGGTCGTTGTCCACCGTGCTGGCCTTTGCATATTGCTTATCTAG CATGATTCAACAAGCACAGAAATTCTTCTCAGAGAGTACTGAATCCAGTGACGCGAGAAAT ATGGGCTTTCAATTTGCTTGGAAAGCTGTATACTCTGCAGTATGGGTTGCGGCTCTCTCATTGTTCATGGAGCTCTTGGGCTTTTCTACCCAAAAATGGCTTACAGCTGGAGGTCTTGGGACTGTTTTGCTGACCTTAGCTGGCCGTGAG ATTTTCACCAACTTTCTCTCAAGTGTGATGATTCATGCAACTCGTCCTTTTGTTGTTAATGAGTGGATCCAAACAAAAATCGAGGGCTATGAAGTTTCTGGCACTGTTGAG CATGTAGGGTGGTGGTCGCCAACAATCATTAGAGGTGAAGATCGTGAAGCAGTTCACATACCAAACCATAAGTTTACCATGAATGTCGTCAGAAATCTCAGTCAAAAAACTCATTGGCGGATTAAAACCCATCTTGCCATTAGCCATTTGGACGTCAATAAAATCAAC AACATTGTCGCAGACATGCGGAAAGTCTTGGCAAAGAACCCTCAAGTTGAACAACAGAAATTGCATAGAAGAGTATTTTTGGAAAATGTGGATCCTGAAAATCAGGCACTTCTG ATTTTGATATCTTGTTTTGTCAAGACTTCGCATTTTGAAGAATACCTTTGTGTAAAG GAAGCTATAATTTTGGATCTTCTTAGAGTCATTAGACATCACCGGGCTCGACTTGCAACACCAATCCGCACAATGCAGAAGATGCATAGTGATTCAGACATGGAAAGCGTTCCATTTTCTGATTCAATATTTGGCCACCGTGGTGTGACTTCGAATCGCCGCATGTTGATGATCGAGCCCCCTTACAAAGTTTATGGAGAAGATAGAAAGCAAAGCCATAGCAGGACATCACGCACAACTGGAGAACAAAATGGTAAGCCCATTTCACGGTCATCGGGTGACAGCAAGGCAGTTAAAGAGACGTCATCTGATAAAAAGACGGAAGTTAAGACTGGAGGAGATGTTGATACAAAAAAGCAGCCCAAAGTTTCAATGTCGACCTCTGAAGATAAATCAAGCAATGAATTGAAACATAAATCGTCATCAAGGTCTGCTGCAAGTATCTCTGACATGCCAACTTCTGATGCCAAAACAACTAAATCAGATGCTGATAATTCGATGGAAGATTCCATTCCCAAGCAATCCGAAAATAGCTCAGGAAGTAACAGGCAGAACTTGAAGCCTTCCCTTCCTGCTGTTTCCTTTCCAGAAGATGTTAAGAAATCAGGAGAAACTACTTCAGCAGCTTCACAGCCAAGGATAGAAGGCGAGCAGACTACAGTTTCAAATCAATCAATAACAAAGCCTGGCGTAGAAGAGAATATAATCCTTGGTGTTGCTTTGGATGGCTCTAAGAGAACACTTCCTATTGAGGACGACTTACCTACTGCATCAGGAGCAAAAGATTTGGCTGCATGCAGGAATGGGAACAGTGCGAATGGAGCAACAACGCCAGATAAGAATACGAAACGTCAATCTCCTTCTCCTACCACATCTTCTAGTGAGTAG
- the LOC120091317 gene encoding mechanosensitive ion channel protein 2, chloroplastic-like isoform X2, with protein sequence MVFAVWGLGPFLRYTRSLFHNDINWKKSRTYNIMTLYLQPLLLWTGATLICRALDPVVLPTESSQVVKQRVLNFVRSLSTVLAFAYCLSSMIQQAQKFFSESTESSDARNMGFQFAWKAVYSAVWVAALSLFMELLGFSTQKWLTAGGLGTVLLTLAGREIFTNFLSSVMIHATRPFVVNEWIQTKIEGYEVSGTVEHVGWWSPTIIRGEDREAVHIPNHKFTMNVVRNLSQKTHWRIKTHLAISHLDVNKINNIVADMRKVLAKNPQVEQQKLHRRVFLENVDPENQALLILISCFVKTSHFEEYLCVKEAIILDLLRVIRHHRARLATPIRTMQKMHSDSDMESVPFSDSIFGHRGVTSNRRMLMIEPPYKVYGEDRKQSHSRTSRTTGEQNGKPISRSSGDSKAVKETSSDKKTEVKTGGDVDTKKQPKVSMSTSEDKSSNELKHKSSSRSAASISDMPTSDAKTTKSDADNSMEDSIPKQSENSSGSNRQNLKPSLPAVSFPEDVKKSGETTSAASQPRIEGEQTTVSNQSITKPGVEENIILGVALDGSKRTLPIEDDLPTASGAKDLAACRNGNSANGATTPDKNTKRQSPSPTTSSSE encoded by the exons ATGGTGTTTGCTGTATGGGGTCTTGGACCATTTTTACGTTATACGAGAAGCCTATTCCAT AATGATATTAACTGGAAGAAAAGTCGGACGTATAATATCATGACATTGTATCTTCAACCATTATTGCTGTGGACTGGAGCAACACTTATTTGCAG AGCTTTAGATCCAGTAGTTTTACCTACAGAGTCCAGCCAAGTTGTGAAGCAACGAGTGTTGAATTTTGTTAGGTCGTTGTCCACCGTGCTGGCCTTTGCATATTGCTTATCTAG CATGATTCAACAAGCACAGAAATTCTTCTCAGAGAGTACTGAATCCAGTGACGCGAGAAAT ATGGGCTTTCAATTTGCTTGGAAAGCTGTATACTCTGCAGTATGGGTTGCGGCTCTCTCATTGTTCATGGAGCTCTTGGGCTTTTCTACCCAAAAATGGCTTACAGCTGGAGGTCTTGGGACTGTTTTGCTGACCTTAGCTGGCCGTGAG ATTTTCACCAACTTTCTCTCAAGTGTGATGATTCATGCAACTCGTCCTTTTGTTGTTAATGAGTGGATCCAAACAAAAATCGAGGGCTATGAAGTTTCTGGCACTGTTGAG CATGTAGGGTGGTGGTCGCCAACAATCATTAGAGGTGAAGATCGTGAAGCAGTTCACATACCAAACCATAAGTTTACCATGAATGTCGTCAGAAATCTCAGTCAAAAAACTCATTGGCGGATTAAAACCCATCTTGCCATTAGCCATTTGGACGTCAATAAAATCAAC AACATTGTCGCAGACATGCGGAAAGTCTTGGCAAAGAACCCTCAAGTTGAACAACAGAAATTGCATAGAAGAGTATTTTTGGAAAATGTGGATCCTGAAAATCAGGCACTTCTG ATTTTGATATCTTGTTTTGTCAAGACTTCGCATTTTGAAGAATACCTTTGTGTAAAG GAAGCTATAATTTTGGATCTTCTTAGAGTCATTAGACATCACCGGGCTCGACTTGCAACACCAATCCGCACAATGCAGAAGATGCATAGTGATTCAGACATGGAAAGCGTTCCATTTTCTGATTCAATATTTGGCCACCGTGGTGTGACTTCGAATCGCCGCATGTTGATGATCGAGCCCCCTTACAAAGTTTATGGAGAAGATAGAAAGCAAAGCCATAGCAGGACATCACGCACAACTGGAGAACAAAATGGTAAGCCCATTTCACGGTCATCGGGTGACAGCAAGGCAGTTAAAGAGACGTCATCTGATAAAAAGACGGAAGTTAAGACTGGAGGAGATGTTGATACAAAAAAGCAGCCCAAAGTTTCAATGTCGACCTCTGAAGATAAATCAAGCAATGAATTGAAACATAAATCGTCATCAAGGTCTGCTGCAAGTATCTCTGACATGCCAACTTCTGATGCCAAAACAACTAAATCAGATGCTGATAATTCGATGGAAGATTCCATTCCCAAGCAATCCGAAAATAGCTCAGGAAGTAACAGGCAGAACTTGAAGCCTTCCCTTCCTGCTGTTTCCTTTCCAGAAGATGTTAAGAAATCAGGAGAAACTACTTCAGCAGCTTCACAGCCAAGGATAGAAGGCGAGCAGACTACAGTTTCAAATCAATCAATAACAAAGCCTGGCGTAGAAGAGAATATAATCCTTGGTGTTGCTTTGGATGGCTCTAAGAGAACACTTCCTATTGAGGACGACTTACCTACTGCATCAGGAGCAAAAGATTTGGCTGCATGCAGGAATGGGAACAGTGCGAATGGAGCAACAACGCCAGATAAGAATACGAAACGTCAATCTCCTTCTCCTACCACATCTTCTAGTGAGTAG